In Streptomyces sp. NBC_00414, a single window of DNA contains:
- the gatA gene encoding Asp-tRNA(Asn)/Glu-tRNA(Gln) amidotransferase subunit GatA: MTDSTISNVNTGNVDIIRLTAAEIASKIAAGELTAVEVTEAHLARIEAVDEKVHAFLHVDREGALAQARAVDEKRARGEKLGPLAGVPLALKDIFTTKGIPTTVGSKMLEGWIPPYDATVTARLKAADVVILGKTNMDEFAMGSSTENSAYGPTGNPWDLSRIPGGSGGGSSAALASYQAPLAIGTDTGGSIRQPAAVTGTVGVKPTYGGVSRYGMVAFSSSLDQGGPCARTVLDAALLHEVIAGHDPLDSTSVDEPVPAVVEAARNGSVDGMRVGVVKQFRGEGYQAGVVQRFDESVALLKELGAEIVELDCPSFDLALSAYYLIAPSECSSNLARFDGLRYGLRVGDDGTHSAEEVTALTREAGFGDEVKRRIMLGTYALSSGYYDAYYGSAQKVRTLITRDFEKAFEQVDVIVSPTTPTTAFPIGERADDPMAMYLADLCTIPTNLAGNAAMSLPCGLAPEDNLPVGLQIIAPALKDDRLYKVGAAVEAAFVERWGHPLIEEAPSL, translated from the coding sequence ATGACGGACAGCACGATCAGCAACGTCAACACCGGCAACGTCGACATCATCAGGCTCACCGCCGCGGAGATCGCTTCCAAGATCGCGGCGGGTGAGCTCACCGCCGTCGAGGTCACCGAGGCGCACCTCGCGCGCATCGAGGCCGTCGACGAGAAGGTCCACGCCTTCCTGCACGTCGACCGGGAAGGGGCGCTCGCCCAGGCCCGCGCGGTCGACGAGAAGCGCGCGCGGGGCGAGAAGCTCGGCCCGCTCGCCGGCGTACCCCTGGCCCTCAAGGACATCTTCACCACCAAGGGGATTCCGACCACCGTCGGCTCCAAGATGCTCGAAGGCTGGATCCCGCCCTACGACGCCACGGTCACCGCGCGGCTCAAGGCGGCCGACGTCGTCATTCTCGGCAAGACCAACATGGACGAGTTCGCCATGGGGTCCTCCACCGAGAACAGCGCGTACGGGCCGACCGGCAACCCCTGGGACCTGTCGCGCATCCCCGGCGGCTCCGGCGGCGGTTCGTCCGCGGCCCTCGCCTCCTACCAGGCGCCCCTCGCCATCGGCACGGACACCGGCGGTTCCATCCGCCAGCCCGCCGCCGTCACCGGCACGGTCGGCGTGAAGCCGACGTACGGCGGGGTGTCGCGGTACGGCATGGTCGCCTTCTCGTCCTCCCTCGACCAGGGCGGGCCCTGCGCCCGTACGGTCCTGGACGCGGCCCTCCTCCACGAGGTCATCGCCGGACACGACCCGCTGGACTCGACCTCCGTCGACGAGCCGGTCCCGGCCGTCGTCGAGGCCGCCCGCAACGGCAGCGTGGACGGCATGCGCGTCGGCGTCGTCAAGCAGTTCCGCGGCGAGGGCTACCAGGCCGGTGTCGTGCAGCGCTTCGACGAGTCGGTCGCGCTCCTCAAGGAGCTGGGCGCCGAGATCGTCGAGCTGGACTGCCCGTCCTTCGACCTGGCCCTGTCGGCGTACTACCTCATCGCCCCGTCCGAGTGTTCGAGCAACCTCGCCCGGTTCGACGGTCTGCGCTACGGCCTGCGCGTCGGTGACGACGGCACCCACTCCGCCGAGGAGGTCACCGCCCTCACCCGTGAGGCGGGCTTCGGCGACGAGGTCAAGCGCCGCATCATGCTCGGCACGTACGCGCTCAGCTCCGGCTACTACGACGCGTACTACGGCAGTGCCCAGAAGGTCCGTACGCTCATCACGCGGGACTTCGAGAAGGCGTTCGAGCAGGTCGACGTGATCGTCTCGCCGACCACGCCGACCACCGCCTTCCCGATCGGCGAGCGCGCCGACGACCCGATGGCGATGTACCTCGCGGACCTGTGCACCATCCCGACCAACCTCGCGGGCAACGCCGCGATGTCGCTGCCCTGCGGCCTCGCACCCGAGGACAACCTGCCCGTCGGCCTGCAGATCATCGCGCCGGCCCTCAAGGACGACCGCCTGTACAAGGTAGGTGCCGCTGTTGAGGCCGCGTTCGTGGAACGCTGGGGCCACCCGTTGATCGAGGAGGCTCCGTCGCTGTGA
- the gatC gene encoding Asp-tRNA(Asn)/Glu-tRNA(Gln) amidotransferase subunit GatC, whose amino-acid sequence MPGITREEVAHLARLARLELKAEELDHFAGQLDDIIGAVARVSEVADQDVPPTSHPLPLTNVMRADEVRPSLTPEQALSGAPAQEQQRFKVPQILGED is encoded by the coding sequence ATGCCTGGCATCACGCGCGAGGAGGTCGCCCACCTCGCCCGACTGGCGCGTCTGGAGCTGAAGGCCGAAGAGCTCGACCACTTCGCCGGTCAGCTCGACGACATCATCGGCGCGGTCGCCCGCGTCAGCGAGGTCGCCGACCAAGACGTACCGCCGACCTCCCACCCGCTGCCGCTGACGAACGTCATGCGCGCGGACGAGGTCCGTCCGTCGCTCACCCCCGAGCAGGCGCTCTCCGGCGCCCCGGCCCAGGAGCAGCAGCGTTTCAAGGTGCCGCAGATCCTGGGGGAGGACTAA
- a CDS encoding putative bifunctional diguanylate cyclase/phosphodiesterase: MEPTESAAPDSRLRPRWMTGMRRWGHPLLERSREFGAGLGVTRPADRSGVPGYAAGQHAVAGGHGRLAAVPGSHSQLPGQEADRPVSWPALPTAVVGSAGAVLGAGFYRAFTGHHGLFPSGSAGWALAVLVGVIVGHLVALGRSRWWGGTGSGAALTLAVLLLYGWVPAGMVSLTVVVLVGIARRHRWRQGILHGAVDILGIGAGALVLAAFGRVPSVETPWKPETWTVFTMPQVVLAAGAYLVVSRALLWYLHAPRTPGLPTVARTALVRQGLVAVALLGIAPLICVVAIALPALLPLFAVPLIALDSTLWIARARAEEQLRDPLTGLPNRQWLLERTWRALDDAERIGARSALMLIDLDRFRSVNDTLGHLAGDRLLLQIADRLRIALPRGAEAARLGGDEFAVLLPIADSTTSATRVARGLVTALGSPLDLDGLTLVLEASAGLAVFPDHALDAEGLLRRADVAMYQAKRDRTGVEVYESKRDSNTPDRLGLLGDLRRALDAGDVELHYQPKVRFDGQVAGLEALVRWVHPERGKVPPDEFIAIAESSGLMPHLTEYVLEAALAQVARWRAQGLRVPVAVNVSPRDVHTPGFAGSVAARLARHGVPAGALQLEITEHVLLEDPQRAADTLAALTAHGVKMSLDDFGTGYSSLVHLRRLPVSELKIDRSFVARLAVDTEDAEIVRCTVDLAHSLGLLVVAEGVEDDETWERLRDLGCDAVQGWLVAAAMPPEEATAWLLARGSRGWQRPKAALPAAAGDE; this comes from the coding sequence ATGGAACCGACCGAGAGCGCCGCCCCGGACTCACGGCTGCGCCCGCGCTGGATGACCGGCATGCGGCGATGGGGGCACCCCTTGCTGGAGCGAAGCCGGGAGTTCGGGGCGGGCCTCGGGGTCACCAGGCCCGCGGACCGATCCGGCGTTCCGGGGTACGCGGCCGGACAGCACGCCGTCGCGGGCGGCCACGGCCGGCTCGCCGCCGTCCCCGGATCCCACTCCCAACTGCCAGGTCAGGAGGCCGACCGGCCGGTGTCCTGGCCCGCGCTGCCCACAGCGGTCGTCGGGTCCGCAGGCGCCGTGCTGGGAGCGGGTTTCTACCGCGCCTTCACCGGCCATCACGGGCTCTTCCCGTCCGGCTCCGCCGGCTGGGCGCTGGCCGTCCTGGTCGGTGTCATCGTCGGTCATCTGGTCGCGCTCGGCCGGTCCCGCTGGTGGGGAGGCACGGGTTCCGGAGCGGCCCTCACCCTCGCCGTCCTGCTGCTGTACGGGTGGGTGCCGGCCGGGATGGTCAGCCTCACCGTGGTCGTGCTCGTCGGCATAGCCCGCCGGCACCGCTGGCGCCAGGGCATTCTGCACGGCGCGGTGGACATCCTCGGCATCGGTGCCGGGGCGCTGGTGCTGGCCGCGTTCGGCCGCGTGCCGTCCGTCGAGACGCCCTGGAAACCGGAGACCTGGACCGTTTTCACGATGCCTCAGGTGGTGTTGGCGGCCGGGGCGTATCTCGTCGTGAGCCGCGCGCTGCTCTGGTACCTCCACGCGCCGCGCACGCCGGGACTGCCGACCGTCGCCCGCACGGCGCTGGTCAGGCAGGGGCTCGTCGCCGTCGCCCTGCTCGGTATCGCCCCACTGATCTGTGTCGTCGCCATCGCCCTCCCCGCACTGCTGCCGCTCTTCGCCGTGCCCCTCATCGCTCTCGACTCCACGCTCTGGATAGCGCGGGCCCGGGCCGAGGAGCAACTGCGTGATCCCCTCACGGGACTGCCCAACCGGCAGTGGCTGCTCGAACGGACCTGGCGGGCGCTGGACGACGCCGAACGCATCGGTGCGCGTTCCGCTCTGATGCTGATCGACCTGGACCGCTTCCGGTCCGTGAATGACACCCTCGGGCATCTCGCCGGGGACCGGCTGCTGTTGCAGATAGCGGACCGGCTGCGGATCGCGCTGCCGCGCGGGGCGGAGGCCGCGCGGCTGGGCGGGGACGAGTTCGCCGTGCTGCTGCCCATCGCCGACTCGACGACGTCGGCGACACGGGTCGCCCGAGGCCTCGTGACCGCGCTCGGATCGCCGCTCGACCTCGACGGGCTGACGCTCGTGCTGGAGGCCAGCGCCGGACTCGCCGTCTTCCCCGACCACGCGCTGGACGCGGAAGGGCTGCTGCGACGGGCGGACGTCGCGATGTACCAGGCGAAGCGGGACCGTACGGGGGTGGAGGTCTACGAGTCCAAGCGTGACTCCAACACCCCCGACCGGCTCGGGCTGCTGGGGGATCTGCGGCGGGCGCTCGACGCGGGGGACGTGGAGCTGCACTACCAGCCGAAGGTGCGGTTCGACGGGCAGGTCGCCGGTCTTGAGGCGCTCGTACGGTGGGTGCATCCCGAGCGCGGGAAGGTGCCGCCGGACGAGTTCATAGCCATCGCCGAGTCGTCCGGTCTGATGCCGCATCTGACCGAGTACGTACTGGAGGCGGCGCTCGCGCAGGTGGCGCGCTGGCGTGCCCAGGGGCTTCGGGTGCCGGTCGCCGTCAATGTGTCGCCCCGGGACGTGCACACCCCGGGCTTCGCGGGATCGGTGGCCGCGCGGCTCGCCCGGCACGGCGTCCCCGCGGGGGCGCTTCAGCTGGAGATAACGGAACACGTTCTGCTGGAGGATCCGCAGCGGGCCGCGGACACCCTGGCGGCGCTGACCGCGCACGGCGTGAAGATGTCCCTCGACGACTTCGGGACCGGGTACTCGTCGCTGGTGCATCTGCGGCGGCTGCCGGTGAGCGAGCTGAAGATCGACCGCTCCTTCGTGGCGCGGCTCGCGGTGGACACCGAGGACGCCGAGATCGTGCGGTGCACGGTGGATCTCGCGCACTCGCTCGGACTGCTCGTCGTCGCGGAGGGCGTCGAGGACGACGAGACGTGGGAGCGGCTGCGGGATCTCGGGTGCGACGCGGTCCAGGGATGGCTCGTCGCCGCGGCGATGCCTCCGGAGGAGGCCACGGCGTGGTTGCTGGCGCGGGGGTCGCGCGGGTGGCAGCGGCCGAAGGCGGCGTTGCCCGCGGCGGCGGGGGACGAGTAA
- the ligA gene encoding NAD-dependent DNA ligase LigA, with translation MAGDKDAQTASASAAGPAPSEAREKHAQLAEQIEEHRFRYYVKDAPVVSDADFDKLLRALEALEDEYPELRTPDSPTQKVAGAYATEFTAVQHRERMLSLDNAFDDEELAAWADRVAKDVGTSAYHFLCELKVDGLAVNLTYEHGRLTRAATRGDGRTGEDITPNVRTIAEIPDRLHGERIPDLVEIRGEVYFPMEKFEELNARLVEAGDKPFANPRNAAAGSLRQKDPRVTATRPLHMVVHGIGAREGFDIDCLSHAYDLLREWGLPTTRYGKVVEDLDGVREFIAFYGENRHSVEHEIDGVVVKLDEIPLQGRLGSTSRAPRWAIAWKYAPEEVNTKLVNIRVGVGRTGRVTPYAQVEPVTVAGSEVEFATLHNQDVVKAKGVLIGDTVVLRKAGDVIPEILGPVVDLRDGSEKPFVMPSECPECGTPLAPAKEGDIDLRCPNGRTCPAQLRERLFYLGGRKSLDIENFGYVAAAALTKPLEPPQPPLGDEGDLFDLTIEQLLPIRAYVLDQDSGLPKRDPKTGEEKIATVFANQEGAPRKNALAMLENIAAAKERPLARIITGLSIRHVGPVAAEALAREFRSIDRIEQATEEELAAVEGVGPTIAASLKQWFTVDWHQEILRKWKAAGVRMEEEKSGEDEGPRPLAGLTVVVTGTLERHTRDGAKEALQSRGAKVTGSVSKKTSFVVVGDNPGSKYDKAMQLKVPVLNEDGFAVLLEQGPEAAAEAALPIEG, from the coding sequence GTGGCCGGCGACAAGGACGCACAGACGGCTTCGGCTTCGGCTGCGGGGCCCGCGCCCAGCGAGGCACGGGAGAAGCACGCGCAGCTCGCTGAGCAGATCGAGGAGCACCGCTTCCGGTACTACGTGAAGGACGCGCCGGTCGTCAGCGACGCGGACTTCGACAAGCTCCTGCGTGCGCTGGAGGCCCTGGAGGACGAGTATCCGGAGCTGCGCACCCCGGACTCGCCGACCCAGAAGGTCGCGGGGGCGTACGCGACGGAGTTCACGGCCGTCCAGCACCGCGAGCGCATGCTCTCCCTGGACAACGCCTTCGACGACGAGGAGCTGGCCGCCTGGGCCGACCGCGTCGCCAAGGACGTCGGCACGTCCGCGTACCACTTCCTGTGCGAGCTGAAGGTCGACGGCCTGGCGGTCAACCTCACGTACGAGCACGGGCGTCTCACACGCGCGGCGACCCGCGGCGACGGCCGCACGGGCGAGGACATCACGCCCAACGTCCGTACGATCGCGGAGATCCCCGACCGCCTCCACGGTGAGCGCATCCCCGACCTCGTGGAGATCCGCGGCGAGGTCTACTTCCCGATGGAGAAGTTCGAGGAGCTCAACGCCCGCCTGGTGGAGGCCGGCGACAAGCCCTTCGCCAACCCGCGCAACGCGGCGGCGGGTTCACTGCGCCAGAAGGACCCCCGCGTCACCGCCACCCGCCCGCTGCACATGGTCGTGCACGGCATCGGCGCACGCGAGGGCTTCGACATCGACTGCCTCTCGCACGCGTACGACCTGCTGCGCGAGTGGGGCCTGCCGACGACCCGCTACGGCAAGGTCGTCGAAGACCTGGACGGCGTGCGGGAGTTCATCGCCTTCTACGGGGAGAACCGCCACTCCGTGGAGCACGAGATCGACGGCGTCGTCGTCAAGCTCGACGAGATCCCCCTCCAGGGCCGCCTCGGCTCGACCTCCCGCGCCCCGCGCTGGGCGATCGCGTGGAAGTACGCGCCGGAGGAGGTCAACACCAAGCTGGTGAACATCCGGGTGGGCGTGGGCCGTACGGGCCGCGTCACTCCGTACGCGCAGGTGGAGCCCGTCACGGTGGCCGGTTCCGAGGTCGAGTTCGCGACGCTGCACAACCAGGACGTGGTCAAGGCCAAGGGCGTCCTCATCGGCGACACGGTGGTGCTGCGCAAGGCCGGTGACGTCATCCCGGAGATCCTCGGACCGGTCGTCGACCTGCGCGACGGCAGCGAGAAGCCGTTCGTGATGCCCTCGGAATGCCCCGAGTGCGGCACACCGCTGGCGCCCGCCAAGGAGGGCGACATCGACCTGCGCTGCCCCAACGGCCGCACCTGCCCGGCCCAGTTGCGCGAGCGCCTCTTCTACCTCGGGGGCCGCAAGTCCCTGGACATCGAGAACTTCGGTTACGTGGCCGCCGCCGCGCTCACCAAGCCGCTGGAACCGCCCCAGCCGCCCCTGGGGGACGAGGGCGACCTCTTCGACCTGACCATCGAGCAGTTGCTGCCCATCCGGGCGTACGTCCTCGACCAGGACAGCGGACTGCCCAAGCGGGACCCGAAGACGGGCGAGGAGAAGATCGCCACGGTCTTCGCCAACCAGGAGGGCGCGCCCAGGAAGAACGCCCTCGCGATGCTGGAGAACATCGCCGCGGCCAAGGAGCGCCCGCTGGCCAGGATCATCACCGGCCTGTCCATCCGGCACGTGGGCCCGGTCGCGGCCGAGGCACTGGCCCGTGAGTTCCGCTCGATCGACCGCATCGAGCAGGCCACGGAGGAGGAACTCGCCGCCGTGGAGGGCGTCGGGCCCACCATCGCCGCCTCGCTGAAGCAGTGGTTCACGGTGGACTGGCACCAGGAGATCCTCCGTAAGTGGAAGGCCGCCGGTGTCCGCATGGAGGAGGAGAAGTCCGGCGAGGACGAGGGACCCCGCCCGCTCGCAGGGCTCACCGTCGTCGTCACCGGCACTCTGGAACGTCACACACGCGACGGGGCGAAAGAGGCACTGCAGAGCCGCGGGGCGAAAGTGACCGGTTCTGTTTCGAAGAAGACGTCTTTCGTTGTCGTAGGTGACAATCCTGGATCGAAATACGACAAGGCCATGCAGCTCAAAGTGCCGGTTCTGAACGAGGACGGTTTCGCCGTTCTGCTCGAACAAGGACCGGAGGCAGCGGCGGAAGCGGCACTTCCGATCGAGGGCTAG
- a CDS encoding methionine synthase, with amino-acid sequence MSENSEFRPGPATGIGSMPGGDARETAKSVAGTFEGPETGMPYLAELPARGPGADMIGRTAGMLSELYARVEPSGWRLGDRPGRDTKRARSWLGEDLDALEEFTQGYQGPLKVQAVGPWTLAASLELHNGEVALSDPGACRDLAGSLAEGLREHLADVRRRIPGAEIVLQLDEPSLINVLRGHVRSASGYRTHRAVDRQLVEATLRDVIGVQEGSPSVVHSCAEDVPFALLRRAGATAVSFDFALLTERDDDVIGEAVEAGTRLFAGVVPGTDGPLSDPAGSVMGVRTLWRRLGLSPVLLTDAVTLTPSCGLAGASPEYARRALAHCVRAARSLADNPE; translated from the coding sequence GTGAGCGAAAACAGCGAGTTCAGGCCCGGCCCCGCCACCGGCATCGGGTCGATGCCCGGCGGGGACGCCCGGGAGACCGCCAAGAGCGTGGCCGGGACCTTCGAGGGCCCCGAGACGGGCATGCCGTACCTGGCGGAACTGCCCGCCCGCGGCCCCGGCGCGGACATGATCGGCCGGACCGCCGGGATGCTCTCCGAGCTGTACGCGCGCGTGGAGCCCAGCGGCTGGCGTCTCGGGGACCGGCCGGGCCGCGACACCAAGCGGGCCAGGTCCTGGCTCGGCGAGGACCTCGACGCCCTGGAGGAGTTCACCCAGGGCTACCAAGGGCCGCTGAAGGTGCAGGCGGTCGGCCCCTGGACGCTCGCGGCGTCCCTCGAACTGCACAACGGCGAGGTGGCGCTCTCCGACCCCGGAGCCTGCCGTGACCTCGCCGGATCGCTTGCCGAGGGCCTGCGCGAGCACCTCGCCGACGTACGCCGCCGCATCCCCGGCGCCGAGATCGTCCTGCAGCTCGACGAACCCTCACTCATCAACGTACTGCGCGGCCACGTGCGGTCCGCGAGCGGCTACCGCACCCACCGGGCCGTCGACCGGCAGCTCGTCGAGGCGACCCTTCGGGACGTGATCGGCGTGCAGGAGGGCAGCCCCTCCGTCGTGCACTCGTGCGCCGAGGACGTGCCGTTCGCGCTGCTGCGCAGGGCCGGAGCGACCGCAGTCTCCTTCGACTTCGCGCTCCTCACCGAACGTGACGACGACGTCATCGGAGAAGCCGTGGAAGCGGGGACCAGGCTCTTCGCCGGTGTCGTGCCGGGCACGGACGGTCCATTGTCGGACCCTGCCGGTAGCGTCATGGGTGTCAGGACGCTGTGGCGCAGGCTGGGGCTGAGTCCGGTGCTTCTCACGGACGCGGTCACGCTCACCCCGTCGTGCGGCCTCGCGGGCGCCTCCCCCGAGTACGCGCGCAGGGCGCTCGCCCACTGCGTCCGGGCGGCGAGATCCCTCGCGGACAACCCAGAGTGA
- a CDS encoding SDR family oxidoreductase, whose translation MAGMATHVITGAGSGIGAAVARRLHARGDELVLHARDAGRAKELAAEFPGARTLVGDLADPDRLSWAFSHQTLPDRVDSLLHIAGVIDLGRVGDLTPKTWRHQLDVNLISPAELTRHFLPQLRLAQGHVVFVNSGSGLNAYGDWSAYAASKHGLKALADSLRHEEHGNGVRVTSVYPGRTASAMQAKVHQQEGKEYDPSKWIDPESVATTIVMALDLPRDAEVNDLTVRPGR comes from the coding sequence ATGGCGGGCATGGCTACTCATGTGATCACCGGGGCCGGCTCCGGCATCGGCGCGGCCGTCGCCCGCCGCCTCCACGCGCGCGGGGACGAACTCGTGCTGCACGCGCGCGACGCGGGGCGCGCGAAGGAACTGGCCGCCGAGTTCCCCGGCGCCCGCACCCTCGTCGGCGACCTCGCGGACCCGGACCGGCTGTCCTGGGCGTTCTCCCACCAGACGCTGCCCGACCGGGTGGACTCGCTCCTGCACATCGCGGGCGTCATCGACCTCGGACGGGTCGGCGATCTGACCCCGAAGACCTGGCGCCACCAGCTCGACGTCAATCTCATCTCGCCCGCCGAGCTGACCCGCCACTTCCTGCCCCAACTGCGGCTCGCCCAGGGCCACGTGGTCTTCGTCAACTCCGGCTCCGGGCTCAACGCGTACGGCGACTGGTCCGCGTACGCCGCCTCCAAGCACGGGCTGAAGGCCCTCGCCGACTCCCTGCGCCACGAGGAGCACGGCAACGGGGTCCGCGTCACCTCCGTCTATCCGGGCCGCACCGCCAGCGCCATGCAGGCCAAGGTCCACCAGCAGGAGGGCAAGGAGTACGACCCCTCGAAGTGGATCGACCCCGAGTCCGTCGCCACGACCATCGTCATGGCGCTGGACCTGCCGAGGGACGCCGAGGTCAACGACCTGACGGTGCGCCCGGGACGCTGA
- a CDS encoding TIGR00730 family Rossman fold protein, translating into MNICVFLSAADLDERYTRPAREFAELLGKGGHTLVWGGSDVGLMKVVADGVQEAGGRLVGVSVEFLVAKARKGADEMVVARDLAERKALLLEKADAVVVMVGGTGTLDEATEILELKKHGHTDKPVVLLNTAGFYDGLKQQFLRMEAEGFLPVPLTDLVFFAEEAVGALAYLEESRGTL; encoded by the coding sequence ATGAACATCTGTGTCTTTCTCTCCGCCGCCGATCTCGACGAGCGCTACACGCGGCCCGCGCGCGAGTTCGCCGAACTGCTCGGCAAGGGCGGGCACACGCTCGTGTGGGGCGGTTCCGACGTCGGGCTCATGAAGGTCGTCGCCGACGGTGTGCAGGAGGCGGGCGGCCGACTGGTGGGCGTCTCGGTCGAGTTCCTGGTCGCCAAGGCACGCAAGGGCGCGGACGAGATGGTCGTCGCCCGGGATCTCGCGGAGCGCAAGGCGCTGCTCCTGGAGAAGGCCGACGCCGTCGTCGTCATGGTCGGCGGGACGGGCACGCTCGACGAGGCCACCGAGATCCTGGAGCTGAAGAAGCACGGACACACCGACAAGCCGGTCGTCCTGCTCAACACCGCCGGCTTCTACGACGGTCTCAAGCAGCAGTTCCTGCGTATGGAGGCCGAGGGGTTCCTGCCCGTGCCGCTCACCGATCTGGTGTTCTTCGCGGAGGAGGCCGTGGGAGCGCTCGCGTACCTGGAGGAGAGCCGGGGCACCCTGTGA
- a CDS encoding DUF427 domain-containing protein, which yields MTKGHHITVEQGTEHVRVVHDGKVLADSTRPLVLRETGLPPRYYIPPADVHVDLLTASDTSTHCPFKGDASYWSLPDAPDLVWAYPDPKPEVAEIKDHFCFYEVETVPAD from the coding sequence GTGACCAAGGGCCATCACATCACCGTCGAGCAGGGCACCGAGCATGTCCGCGTGGTCCACGACGGCAAGGTGCTCGCCGACAGCACGCGCCCGCTGGTGCTGCGCGAGACGGGTCTCCCGCCGCGCTACTACATCCCGCCGGCGGACGTCCACGTGGACCTGCTGACCGCGTCGGACACCTCCACCCACTGCCCGTTCAAGGGAGACGCGTCCTACTGGTCCCTGCCGGACGCCCCGGACCTGGTCTGGGCGTACCCGGACCCGAAGCCGGAGGTGGCGGAGATCAAGGACCACTTCTGCTTCTACGAGGTGGAAACCGTCCCCGCGGACTGA
- a CDS encoding DUF6461 domain-containing protein, with the protein MTVRTGDYVWFEERFSNLADSYCLTLVHEVPPAELLHRLAGRAEPARTGINELVDAAHDFYASSNGMRTLFGMTSIGPWTLMVEPNGWHGVDEEKALPASVGTRWISHHDNSDANYDGSFLWIENSDRLLQFGLRDAGRRHGGRPDELLDVIHRLGFAFPEEPATADDLDGDPAVPAAFALAEHLTQVRLTPSRLADAAFSCGSAGIG; encoded by the coding sequence ATGACCGTGCGCACCGGCGACTACGTGTGGTTCGAGGAACGTTTCTCGAACCTCGCGGACTCCTACTGCCTCACTCTCGTCCACGAGGTCCCTCCGGCGGAGCTGCTGCACCGGCTCGCAGGCCGAGCCGAACCCGCACGCACCGGAATCAACGAACTGGTCGACGCCGCCCACGACTTCTACGCCTCGTCCAATGGCATGCGGACGCTGTTCGGTATGACCTCGATCGGCCCGTGGACCCTCATGGTCGAGCCCAACGGCTGGCACGGTGTCGACGAGGAGAAGGCGCTGCCTGCCTCGGTGGGCACCCGCTGGATCTCCCACCACGACAACAGCGACGCCAACTATGACGGCTCGTTCCTCTGGATCGAGAACTCGGACCGGCTCCTACAGTTCGGCCTCCGTGACGCCGGCCGACGCCACGGAGGCCGCCCGGACGAACTCCTGGACGTCATCCACCGCCTCGGCTTCGCGTTCCCGGAAGAGCCCGCCACGGCCGACGACCTCGACGGCGATCCGGCCGTTCCGGCCGCTTTCGCCCTCGCCGAGCACCTCACGCAGGTTCGCCTCACGCCGAGCCGTCTCGCCGACGCCGCCTTCAGCTGCGGCAGCGCCGGGATCGGGTGA
- the mnmA gene encoding tRNA 2-thiouridine(34) synthase MnmA has product MTETSQRPRPLRVLAAMSGGVDSAVAAARAAEAGHDVTGVHLALSANPQSFRTGARGCCTIEDSRDARRAADVIGIPFYVWDLAERFREDVVDDFVAEYEAGRTPNPCLRCNEKIKFAALLDKALALGFDAVCTGHYAKVLVNEDGTRELHRASDMAKDQSYVLGVLDDRQLAHAMFPLGDTLTTKDEIRAEAERRGLAVAKKPDSHDICFIADGDTQGFLSKRLGKAEGDIVDESGAVVGSHEGAYGFTIGQRKGLRIGTPAADGKPRYVLDISPVDNTVTVGPVAALDVSALTAIKPRWCGAAPTGPGTYTAQLRAHGGETEVRAELVDGTLEVAFTEPVRGVAPGQAIVLYEDTRVVGSATIATTTRAATATV; this is encoded by the coding sequence ATGACTGAGACCTCGCAGCGCCCTCGCCCCCTCCGCGTACTGGCCGCCATGTCCGGTGGCGTGGATTCCGCCGTCGCCGCCGCCCGTGCCGCGGAAGCCGGGCACGACGTGACCGGTGTGCATCTCGCCCTCTCGGCGAACCCGCAATCGTTCCGCACGGGCGCGCGCGGCTGTTGCACGATCGAGGATTCGCGTGACGCCCGCCGGGCCGCGGACGTCATCGGCATCCCGTTCTACGTGTGGGATCTCGCCGAGCGTTTCCGCGAGGACGTGGTGGACGACTTCGTGGCGGAGTACGAGGCCGGGCGCACCCCGAACCCGTGCCTGCGCTGCAACGAGAAGATCAAGTTCGCGGCCCTGCTGGACAAGGCCCTCGCCCTCGGCTTCGACGCGGTCTGCACGGGCCACTACGCGAAGGTGCTGGTGAACGAGGACGGCACGCGCGAGCTGCACCGGGCCTCCGACATGGCCAAGGATCAGTCGTACGTGCTCGGGGTGCTGGACGACCGCCAGCTCGCACACGCCATGTTCCCCCTCGGCGACACGCTCACCACGAAGGACGAGATCCGCGCGGAGGCCGAGCGCCGGGGCCTGGCCGTCGCCAAGAAGCCGGACTCGCACGACATCTGCTTCATCGCGGACGGCGACACCCAGGGCTTCCTGTCGAAGCGCCTGGGCAAGGCGGAGGGCGACATCGTCGACGAGTCGGGCGCGGTCGTGGGCAGCCACGAGGGTGCGTACGGCTTCACGATCGGCCAGCGCAAGGGCCTGCGCATCGGCACCCCGGCCGCCGACGGCAAGCCGCGCTACGTGCTGGACATCTCCCCGGTCGACAACACGGTGACGGTCGGTCCCGTGGCCGCCCTGGACGTCTCCGCACTGACGGCCATCAAGCCCCGCTGGTGCGGCGCGGCCCCGACGGGCCCCGGCACGTACACGGCCCAGCTCCGCGCCCACGGCGGCGAGACCGAGGTCCGGGCCGAACTGGTGGACGGCACCCTGGAGGTCGCCTTCACGGAGCCGGTCCGCGGGGTGGCCCCCGGCCAGGCGATCGTCCTGTACGAGGACACGCGCGTGGTGGGCTCGGCGACGATCGCGACGACGACACGAGCGGCGACGGCGACGGTCTGA